From a region of the Mercurialis annua linkage group LG1-X, ddMerAnnu1.2, whole genome shotgun sequence genome:
- the LOC126680480 gene encoding histone H4-like isoform X2, which produces MLVRGKGGKGLGKGGAKRHCKKLRDNIQDITKSAIRRLAKRDAVKHISGLIYEETRGVLKIFLENMIRDAVTYTKHARRKTVTTMDVVYALKRQGKTLYDFGG; this is translated from the coding sequence atgttAGTAAGAGGAAAGGGAGGCAAGGGATTAGGAAAGGGAGGAGCAAAACGTCACTGTAAGAAGCTAAGAGATAACATCCAAGATATCACCAAGTCTGCTATTCGCCGGTTAGCCAAACGTGACGCTGTGAAGCATATCAGCGGGTTGATCTATGAGGAGACACGTGGCGTTTTGAAGATATTTCTAGAGAATATGATTCGTGACGCTGTTACATACACAAAGCATGCAAGGAGGAAGACTGTAACTACCATGGATGTTGTTTATGCTTTAAAAAGACAGGGAAAGACTCTCTATGATTTTGGTGGTTGA
- the LOC126666273 gene encoding secreted RxLR effector protein 161-like has translation MIGSLLYLTASRPDIMFSVCLCARFQSCPKESHYFHVKRIFKYLMGTQHLGLWYPRNNSFDLVSYSDADYAGSVIDRKSTSGTCQFLGNCLVSWHSKKQVSVALSTAEAEYVAAGSCCTQVLWIRQHLKDYGIVVDHIPLKCDNTSAINLSKNPIQHSRSKHIDIRHHFMRDHVQLGDVVLEFIDTNNQLADIFTKPLNEERMSFILREIGMIDGSTLL, from the coding sequence ATGATTGGTTCCTTACTCTATCTTACCGCTAGTAGACCGGATATAATGTTTAGTGTTTGCCTTTGTGCTCGTTTTCAATCTTGTCCGAAAGAGTCTCATTATTTTCATGTCAAAAGAATTTTCAAATATCTCATGGGCACACAACACTTAGGTCTTTGGTATCCTAGGAATAACTCCTTTGACCTTGTTTCTTATTCGGATGCGGACTATGCCGGTAGTGTCATAGATAGAAAAAGTACATCGGGAACTTGTCAATTCCTAGGCAATTGCCTTGTTTCTTGGCATAGTAAGAAACAAGTGTCGGTTGCCTTGTCCACGGCCGAAGCCGAATATGTAGCCGCGGGAAGTTGTTGTACCCAAGTTCTTTGGATTCGACAACATCTCAAGGACTATGGAATTGTGGTTGATCATATTCCTTTGAAATGTGACAATACTAGTGCGATCAATTTGTCCAAGAACCCGATCCAACACTCTAGATCCAAGCACATAGATATTAGACACCATTTTATGCGTGATCATGTCCAATTGGGAGATGTTGTATTAGAATTCATTGATACAAACAATCAATTGGCGGATATTTTCACAAAACCCTTAAATGAGGAAAGGATGTCTTTTATCTTAAGAGAAATTGGTATGATTGATGGGTCTACCTTATTGTGA
- the LOC126680480 gene encoding histone H4-like isoform X1, translating to MLVRGKGGKGLGKGGSAIRRLAKRDAVKHISGLIYEETRGVLKIFLENMIRDAVTYTKHARRKTVTTMDVVYALKRQGKTLYDFGG from the exons atgttAGTAAGAGGAAAGGGAGGCAAGGGATTAGGAAAGGGAGGA TCTGCTATTCGCCGGTTAGCCAAACGTGACGCTGTGAAGCATATCAGCGGGTTGATCTATGAGGAGACACGTGGCGTTTTGAAGATATTTCTAGAGAATATGATTCGTGACGCTGTTACATACACAAAGCATGCAAGGAGGAAGACTGTAACTACCATGGATGTTGTTTATGCTTTAAAAAGACAGGGAAAGACTCTCTATGATTTTGGTGGTTGA